TTagttcaaaaatatttcattcACTAAGCGTTTTTGCTCgttaaaattcttttggACAAAAAGCAATAATAATAGTAGACAAAGTCGATCTCTCTGTCTGAATGCTGAATCTTACCATACATTTTTTCTCATGCAATTCTATTACACCATCAACCTTTATACAAACTAGTGTTTCTTATAAGTTTCTTTTATACATTGAACCAAAGTAGAAATggtataatatttttatttgatttgatttgatcttttaaacttttactAAACTAACCATTTAATTGTCTATAAGCGGGATTAACTCCCATTGAAAACCTGTATGACAGAGGTTGTATTTTCTGATTTCACAATTTCTAAACACTTTTTCAGGAGGCATAAAGTTCATATTATCTTCAGGTCGTTGCTCTCTCAGCAAAAAGCGAAGGTAGACGCTATGAGTTACAACtacaatatttttctcaTGGAGACTAGCTAAATGTTTCAACGGTTTTTGAGCACGACAATAATTCTCATCATAAGTAGTTCCGTATAATCCTCGTCTCAGTGGATATATATCATCGTAGCAAGAACTGAAATCATAATCAGGGAAAAGCTTTTCCGTGCTACTTAAATCCATTGCACAGTCGCAAGGCCAATTTCCagattcttcaaaaagtgGAGATATTTTTATAGGCACTGGTAGCTCTTTGTGAATGTAACTTTTAAACGAAATTTCCATCGTTTGCAACGTACGCCTCAAGGGAGAGCATACTATTACATCAATTGGAATTGGATTGTCAACCAACCAATTATGAAGGGCTTCCCATTGTTTTATACCAACTTGGTTAATTCTGGGTCCCGAATACGGTGATTTCCTGGAGGCCCAACGTTGTGTTCAGCTTGTGCATGTCTAACCAACCaaataactttttcttccaaatttttgtcCATATGTATATGCTATTTAGTACTACTTAAACAAACGTGTATAATTTTTCTCCTTTATATATTTAGTACAAGGTCCAACTTACTAATAATGTTTTCATAAACCAAATAATTACGTTTGTAAAATAAGCCATTACAATAAATTACGTCTAATATTGGTACTGATAAGTAGTAATTCATTATCACCTAGGAGGTATAGTATAcgaaatgaaaaagtactagaaacaaatatatatatatattgcttacttattaattttttgttaagaCAAGTTTGTACTTTCATCTAATGAGATATGCAGAAGCTTAATAAATCAAGTTCAAAAGGtatgataaaaatatatacaagTATTGGTGAAGGTATACAATAAGTTGTGGTTGATTGTTGGAGccttataaaattttttttcttaattaattaacaatttatagggaaaaataatattgaaACTGAGGAAGCTGAAGATTCAGCTGGAAGAGGATCAACTTATGGATTTGGCCCATATGGCGGAGGAGGGTTCTCTTCAAAATCTTCGGGGGAAGAAGCCACTACAGGAGAtacaaaaaagttgaaaggAGAAGTCGAAGAAGGAACTGGAAAACTGTTACATTCTAAGAAACTTGTCGATAAAGGTGAAAGAAAGGAGAGCGAATAGCCAAAAAACCATGCAAGGAACATCTATTTATCTGCAATTCctattttattgattttgtaaattcTTGAATTTAGTTCatctttaaatttcttttctttttttttgttgtgaACGAAAAAATGGGACTCTTACCTCCTAGCTTTCAGATGTTTCGAGTAGTACATTTTGTTGCTTAAATGAATATTCAGATTTAGGAATTgatgtaaataaatgttttctGAGTAAGAAATTATTATGATAGAtaagaaattaataaaatagggctaaaaataattttaacagTTTTAACGATTGTACGATATGCTATTCTCttaaatcttctttttgcCACTTAATATCCTTTCTTCATGGTACTTCCTATAATacaaaagagaaattgaatatttcaCTCCTTGTAGCattaaatcaaatgaaaaattcgatacaaaagtaaaaatagCTTAGAATGTTTTTTCTGGTTAATATAATCCTCTTTAGGTGATTCATTGGATTCATCCATGAATCCACGATTGCCTCCTGCTCCATAACCATACGTAGAACCACTACCAGCAGAAGATAGTGATTGATATTTCCTTATTGAATCGCAATTTCTAACTAGAATGATACTAGTAAACTTTtcatgaataaaaaatacactATATTATAGATCACATCACCTTTAAAACCTATTGTACACATTTTATTCctcatatttttgaaattcaatGAGGAAGCAAGAGTAAAAGCCAAAATAAACACTTACCATCTGATTGAGTATCAGGTGCGCTTGCTGTATCACGAAAACCAGATAAGTCCTCGGGTATATCTTTCCCTAGGTACTCAGATAAATTGGATTCTGCATTATTATTGTATATGAAGtcaatgtttttattgttaGATGGTTTTGATTCACTACTTGACGACGACGAATCTGATGAATATCCACGGTCACCTGCTAAACCGAATCCATAGGTAGATCCCGTGCCTGCAGACGCACGAGTAGAATAGCGAGAAAGATATGTGTCACTTTCAAGGTTTGAGGATGAAGAACCTTTAATTTGTCAATAATTATGAAAGATTTCATATATACTAAttgttttagaaaatacGCACGCATAAcataaattcaaatttaaaattattatacaGCTCCTTTAAAGTAATAAATCAAGACAGTTGCaagtaaaaagagaagcttaatttatattttatatactGATTACAACGTTACGTTATGTTATGGAGTAAAAGCACTCCgcattttcaaagttaCTTGCGAAGGCGtgcattttaaaaatgatgtcagtaaatattattcatgtatttttttattgcttcAACAAATTAAGCGTTATTGATGGTTaaatgtcagcaatactacactacgttgcgtatcactatatgtcatatGTTGGAATACTAGTTAAGATCCGCCTATTGATCATAAGGAGTAACTATCCGTCTATATACATTGATATCCGTTGATAACAACTATTAGAAagattataaatagagctactgctCAACttcgttcctcagttcagttatgagctatatcGGTGACCGATACTAACAGActtataacaataaatatacatTGTTACTTAACATACCGCATACCACTACATTGTAGCTCGCAAGtaaaactcaccgcagttctacgtatccttaaaacCAGATgccaaactgcgtagctaacattaaatatgttttttaaattaatagaaaataaGATGTAAAACTTTACCACTGTAAAATCCTTAATAATCATTATTACTGATTAGGAAGAAAGGTAATGAGACAATAAAATCGGCTACCAGTGCTTTCAACCAATTGAATTAGGAGGTTTTTATTTCCCATTCATGACTTTAGTGTTAGTTCTTATGAAACTTTGTACCTAGCTTAGTTTAGAAGCTCTTTAATTCACCTTCGACGAATTGCAGTACTCCGTGGAGTTTATGTAATGAAGTTTGCGAAGTGATACATGCCACAGACTTTTTTGAGCCATATTATaactttcattttcaaatgaatTGAGAATGGTACAAGTACCCACTAATGTCCATGTACCACCATCTTCAACATTCCGTATGAACTTTAAACACATTTAGAAAAGGAGTGATTCTCTTAATATGCTCAGTAGCATTCAGTACCGACGCTACTGCCGAAACGATGGAAAATGTTCACACAACGATCAtcatgtttattttatatgcTTTCGACTACAAAATCCTTAGTCCTTAGAGTTTTGGTTGCTTTAAGGTAATGGCACTAAAATTTTCGACTCAACTTCAGAAGTATAATTGGGAATAATGtctatttatttgtataCTCTGATCAAGCTCATTGTATGCATGGGCTCTTTacaaatcattaaaaaagatttggaCTATTCCAACAAAACTTTTAGTTCATCATAATATATATCCAATTTTACAGTTTTAACGTTTCCTCATTGTCAAATGTAACTTTGTTGTGTCGACTCGTACTAATATTTATAAcgattttagaaaaataaacgaCTTCCGTactcaaattttcttctgctCCAATTTGCAACTCTAtgtatgaaaatttaactaCCAAATTAATGCATTTCCTAGATTTTAATTGTAATTATATGATTCTTAAGTTTTCCGATAATAAACAATACCGGCCAGCAACTTAAAATAGTGGTTACTCGCTTTTATTTCATAACTGGCGTAAGGGTTATAATGCATAGAACTCGATTTGCAAATAAGATACCATTTACCCAAAATAATGTGCATAAAAATGTATTCTCTTTTGCTTGATTatcagtaaaaaaaaactatactagaaatactttttaatattcatttcGCTTCAATATATTCGGTAATCTCGACAGCGTCTTTTTCTCGCTTCCCATCGTCGACTTTAATAGTTTTCGATTTGTAAATGATATTCCACTTCCCAATAAACTGAGGACCGTTGACATTTGAAACTGTACTGTCATATTCTTTACGATAGTCTAAGGATCCTTGAACGTATTTAACATACTCAGGTACTCCTGGTCGCAAAATGTTATCTGCAGCAATAATGCTCCCTTGACCTATCAAATCCAGCGTCTCCATAACCCTGAGATCAGGAACGTATAGATCTTTCCAGTGatcaataaaaacaaaatctaAGTATTCGAAACTTGGAATGACATTCGGTAGGCTCCTTCGGAGCTCAACCAACGAATCAGTTGCCTTTCCAACGATGATAGTAACTTTATTAGATAATCCAGCCAAATCGATTATTTTACTCGCAATTTTAGCAAACTTTGGATTGACTTCCAAGCTATAATAATGAGCAGATGGATCAGTCAGTTGTTTTCCAAACAGAATAGCAGAATAACCAACGTAACCACCTAACTCTATCATGACTTTTGGCTTCACTTGTTGAATCTTTTCacttattatttttccttttaacTTTCCTATATTCATCAGGAAATGACCTTGCTCAACATACTCGTCAATCACATTTATAACTTCATCTGGTTTTCCGCGTATCTGATCAAGTTTTTCTCTGGGAAGtgaaaatatataattcTCAAGTTCCTGCTCCTTggattttttagtttttgtgtatagtataaaaaataagaaaggGAGAGCTAAAGCATAACGTAATTTGCTAGTGGTTAACCAATGGAGCGCTTGAGCAAACATATTTAGGCAGCAAATCGATAATATTGAAGAGTTGCCTAATACTAATAAAGATTTAGGCTAATATATATGCAATTTTGGTAACGGATGAAATGACATCGGATAAGCCACGTAACTTAATTAGTGAAATTGTGGGCAGACTGACTAATTCTCTACAATAAAAGCACCTATGCTGCATGTATgagaaaaagtttttccGTTACAGAtttaaacatattttaacaa
This region of Schizosaccharomyces pombe strain 972h- genome assembly, chromosome: II genomic DNA includes:
- a CDS encoding phosphoglycerate mutase/6-phosphofructo-2-kinase family, encoding MDKNLEEKVIWLVRHAQAEHNVGPPGNHRRINQVGIKQWEALHNWLVDNPIPIDVIVCSPLRRTLQTMEISFKSYIHKELPVPIKISPLFEESGNWPCDCAMDLSSTEKLFPDYDFSSCYDDIYPLRRGLYGTTYDENYCRAQKPLKHLASLHEKNIVVVTHSVYLRFLLREQRPEDNMNFMPPEKVFRNCEIRKYNLCHTGFQWELIPLIDN
- a CDS encoding uncharacterized protein (Schizosaccharomyces pombe specific protein); its protein translation is MLCVRSSSSNLESDTYLSRYSTRASAGTGSTYGFGLAGDRGYSSDSSSSSSESKPSNNKNIDFIYNNNAESNLSEYLGKDIPEDLSGFRDTASAPDTQSDVRNCDSIRKYQSLSSAGSGSTYGYGAGGNRGFMDESNESPKEDYINQKKHSKLFLLLYRIFHLI
- the cmt2 gene encoding catechol O-methyltransferase 2 (O-methyltransferase, human COMT catechol homolog 2) — its product is MFAQALHWLTTSKLRYALALPFLFFILYTKTKKSKEQELENYIFSLPREKLDQIRGKPDEVINVIDEYVEQGHFLMNIGKLKGKIISEKIQQVKPKVMIELGGYVGYSAILFGKQLTDPSAHYYSLEVNPKFAKIASKIIDLAGLSNKVTIIVGKATDSLVELRRSLPNVIPSFEYLDFVFIDHWKDLYVPDLRVMETLDLIGQGSIIAADNILRPGVPEYVKYVQGSLDYRKEYDSTVSNVNGPQFIGKWNIIYKSKTIKVDDGKREKDAVEITEYIEAK